A genome region from endosymbiont of Acanthamoeba sp. UWC8 includes the following:
- a CDS encoding ABC transporter ATP-binding protein produces the protein MECLTLKNVSFSYPKKDSISALFKVRNPTSEKLILNNISLSLKEGEILGIVGNNGMGKSTLLRLISGVYKPDSGEIKANYTISSILALGTGFNLDLTAEHNIRINSLLTNIPYEMIHEIVEKVIEFAELQDYREMPMRHYSSGMQSRLSFSLVILTNPQILIIDEILSVGDLKFAKKATAAMMELRKKAKCQLIVSHDLEFLAQNCTVCAWLNKGQIEMVGSTKEVILEYKKTILSN, from the coding sequence ATGGAATGTTTAACGCTGAAAAATGTATCTTTTAGTTATCCTAAAAAGGATTCTATTTCAGCTTTATTTAAAGTGCGTAATCCTACTTCCGAAAAGCTGATACTAAATAATATATCACTTAGCTTAAAAGAAGGGGAGATACTTGGTATTGTTGGCAATAACGGTATGGGTAAATCAACTTTGCTGCGTCTCATATCAGGGGTATATAAACCTGATTCTGGAGAAATTAAAGCAAATTATACTATTAGTAGTATTCTTGCTTTAGGTACCGGATTTAATTTAGACCTAACAGCTGAGCATAATATCAGAATTAATTCATTGCTAACAAACATCCCTTATGAAATGATACATGAAATTGTAGAAAAAGTTATTGAGTTTGCTGAACTTCAAGATTATAGAGAGATGCCAATGAGGCATTACTCTAGTGGAATGCAATCTAGGCTATCTTTTTCTTTAGTCATTTTAACAAACCCTCAAATATTAATAATTGATGAAATATTAAGCGTAGGAGATTTGAAATTCGCAAAAAAAGCAACTGCTGCTATGATGGAATTACGTAAAAAAGCTAAATGCCAGCTTATAGTTTCACATGATTTAGAATTCTTAGCACAAAACTGTACAGTTTGTGCTTGGCTTAATAAAGGACAGATAGAAATGGTTGGAAGCACAAAAGAAGTAATTTTAGAGTATAAAAAAACAATATTGAGTAATTAA
- a CDS encoding glycosyltransferase family 4 protein: MKRSSKNITTHISYFHDFFDIRIFHKELMSLKKLGYEVHHITRGPDNIKDTKGVVYHQIKESNTQNPILKLLNLIYKVLKITFTYKSPIYHIHEPQFLIFAWILKFKKSKIIYDVHEDFSAQALSLYKNNWVKAWFFYILWRVIENLSKLYVDHYICATETIAKKFPKKYTSIIYNYALLKEYGSDFENISFQQYLRKENILLFCGGISKFRGIDKILSAYLQVSDRLPIKLVLAGSFMNKGTYNFCTTHPVWEQVEYLGVLPRHETLELFNRAKVGLLLFQPGANHNDALPNKLFEYMAAGLPIIASNFTAWEAIIEKKQCGITVNPTDTYSIAEAINKLFTSPELAYKFARNGRKIFEQYYTWESQEPLLESIYEFEINK; this comes from the coding sequence ATGAAAAGATCATCTAAGAATATTACTACACATATTTCATATTTTCATGATTTTTTTGATATTCGCATTTTTCATAAAGAGCTAATGTCATTGAAAAAATTAGGCTATGAAGTACATCATATTACAAGAGGGCCTGATAATATCAAAGATACAAAAGGCGTGGTTTACCATCAAATTAAGGAAAGTAATACACAAAATCCTATTTTAAAATTATTAAATTTAATATATAAAGTATTAAAAATAACCTTTACCTATAAATCACCTATATATCATATACATGAGCCACAATTTCTAATTTTTGCTTGGATTTTAAAATTTAAAAAATCTAAAATTATTTATGATGTTCATGAAGATTTTTCCGCTCAGGCTCTTTCGTTATATAAGAATAATTGGGTAAAAGCATGGTTCTTTTATATTTTGTGGAGAGTAATTGAGAATTTATCAAAATTATATGTGGATCATTATATATGTGCCACAGAAACCATAGCGAAAAAATTTCCAAAAAAATATACTTCTATAATTTATAATTATGCTCTTTTAAAAGAATATGGAAGTGACTTCGAAAACATTTCTTTTCAACAATACCTCAGAAAAGAAAATATTTTATTGTTTTGCGGAGGTATTAGTAAATTTAGAGGTATTGATAAAATTTTATCGGCCTATCTGCAGGTCTCTGATAGATTACCTATAAAACTGGTTCTAGCCGGTTCGTTCATGAATAAAGGTACTTATAATTTCTGCACTACTCATCCGGTATGGGAGCAAGTAGAATACTTAGGAGTTTTACCAAGACATGAAACGCTGGAGCTGTTTAATAGGGCGAAAGTGGGGTTATTGCTATTTCAGCCCGGTGCAAATCATAATGATGCATTACCTAATAAATTGTTTGAATATATGGCAGCAGGGTTACCGATTATTGCTTCTAATTTTACTGCTTGGGAAGCAATAATAGAAAAAAAACAATGCGGTATAACGGTGAACCCGACAGATACTTATTCGATTGCCGAAGCGATAAACAAATTATTTACTTCTCCTGAGCTTGCATATAAGTTTGCACGGAATGGACGAAAGATTTTTGAGCAATACTATACTTGGGAATCACAGGAACCTCTGTTAGAGTCAATCTATGAGTTTGAAATTAATAAATAA
- a CDS encoding glycosyltransferase, which yields MIKHIVYYAGIDLSIPNACALHVAGIVKGFAELGYNVTAILPKPTNNTNIPFLKEQHNISLVYHSNPIKSPRFLSTIFAIFTTIKLLYKIKPQLFYLRMSLLSFILLLIAKILKIPTVSEHNGWMEKEMEMLGTTKFVSLISRLIQILDCKLTKKILTVTQGLKEQLKLYGIPDHKFIVVENGTDTAQFTPIAREKALKQLGLNPNCFYLGFIGVFTKWQGLDLTLSAFYEVAKYDSNIRLILAGDGAEKIILQNRAQSLGLKEKVYFLGAVPIQNANNVINCFDIALSNATVELNHNIGVSKLKIRDYAAAGRTILASHIPGNIELDNEGILLTHIADSIDDLVEKILSLKNQPELMKSLQCKSREYAIKHFSWKQKCREILANHISL from the coding sequence GTGATTAAACATATAGTATATTATGCAGGTATAGATTTAAGTATTCCAAATGCTTGTGCTTTACATGTAGCTGGTATTGTCAAAGGATTTGCAGAATTAGGTTATAATGTTACTGCTATATTACCCAAACCCACTAATAATACTAATATCCCTTTTTTAAAAGAACAGCATAATATATCTCTTGTTTACCACAGCAATCCAATTAAAAGCCCGCGGTTTTTAAGTACTATTTTTGCTATCTTTACTACTATAAAGTTACTTTATAAGATCAAACCTCAGCTATTTTATCTACGAATGTCATTACTTAGCTTTATATTACTTCTTATCGCTAAAATTTTAAAAATTCCTACGGTAAGTGAGCATAATGGCTGGATGGAAAAAGAAATGGAAATGCTTGGAACCACAAAATTTGTTTCTTTAATAAGTAGGCTAATACAAATTTTAGACTGTAAACTAACTAAAAAAATTTTAACGGTTACCCAAGGCCTTAAAGAACAACTTAAGCTGTACGGAATACCTGATCATAAATTTATAGTAGTTGAAAACGGTACTGACACTGCGCAGTTCACACCGATAGCCCGTGAAAAAGCTCTTAAACAATTAGGATTAAATCCTAATTGTTTCTACTTAGGGTTTATAGGGGTATTTACTAAATGGCAAGGTTTAGATCTAACCCTAAGCGCTTTCTATGAAGTAGCTAAATATGATAGTAACATCCGTTTAATTTTAGCGGGGGACGGGGCTGAAAAAATAATATTACAGAATAGGGCGCAAAGTTTAGGACTTAAAGAAAAAGTGTATTTTTTAGGCGCTGTACCAATTCAAAATGCTAATAATGTTATCAATTGTTTTGATATTGCTCTTAGTAATGCAACTGTGGAGCTTAATCATAATATTGGTGTTTCAAAATTAAAAATCCGTGATTATGCAGCAGCAGGTAGAACAATATTAGCAAGTCATATCCCGGGAAATATTGAATTAGATAATGAAGGTATATTATTAACTCATATAGCAGATAGTATAGATGATCTTGTAGAAAAAATTCTTAGTTTAAAAAATCAACCGGAGCTTATGAAATCCTTGCAATGCAAAAGCAGGGAATACGCTATCAAGCATTTCTCTTGGAAGCAAAAATGTAGGGAAATTTTAGCAAATCATATTAGTTTGTAA
- a CDS encoding multidrug effflux MFS transporter, with protein MTKVLLPAIWLIVLIVGLPQLSETIYTPSLPDIARALQTSESMAEYTLTIFLFGFAIGILFWGRLSDKVGRKPCVFGGIFIFILGSIGCYLSGSITGLMISRFIQAFGGSIGSVLGQAICRDAFHGSALGKVYSSTGSALAFFPAIGPIVGGLIAENFGWPIIFLSLIAFALILSVLVAKYLPETHLGEDRKSISISKVALSLVKDKKIIGLGVIVAACNGISFSYFAEGSFYLIKLLGLSPSEYGSSFILIAVSTMLGGMTSRRLLKYHPSKTIMKYGLFIIFFISALFGGFVLCSTYISLLPRSWMVAITIIAQMGIMFGICMATSNALAIALIDYKWCIGTASSLFGFFYYCLTSLVTLGMGYLHNGTLLAMPLYFLAISTLMLAVQRRWLHERYFKSEAFS; from the coding sequence ATGACAAAAGTTTTATTGCCGGCTATCTGGCTTATTGTATTAATTGTGGGTTTGCCACAACTTTCCGAAACAATTTATACCCCATCACTCCCTGATATTGCTCGTGCCTTGCAAACGTCGGAATCAATGGCAGAATACACTCTTACCATTTTTCTTTTTGGCTTTGCAATCGGTATACTCTTTTGGGGAAGGCTTTCTGATAAAGTAGGTCGGAAACCATGTGTGTTCGGAGGGATTTTTATTTTTATACTGGGTAGTATTGGGTGTTATTTATCTGGTTCTATTACCGGGCTTATGATTAGTCGCTTTATTCAGGCCTTTGGTGGTAGCATCGGAAGTGTTCTTGGGCAAGCGATTTGTCGTGATGCGTTTCATGGATCAGCTTTAGGTAAAGTATATTCATCAACGGGTAGTGCTTTAGCGTTTTTTCCAGCTATTGGCCCTATAGTAGGGGGCTTGATTGCAGAAAACTTCGGTTGGCCTATTATCTTTCTATCCCTTATCGCTTTCGCCCTTATTTTAAGTGTGCTTGTAGCGAAGTATTTGCCTGAAACACACCTTGGTGAAGACAGAAAGTCAATTTCAATTTCAAAGGTTGCTTTAAGCCTGGTTAAAGATAAAAAAATTATCGGTTTAGGAGTAATTGTAGCTGCTTGCAACGGTATTAGTTTTAGCTATTTTGCGGAGGGCTCCTTTTATCTCATAAAGTTGCTTGGATTGTCTCCAAGTGAGTACGGGTCAAGTTTTATATTAATAGCTGTAAGCACAATGCTTGGTGGCATGACCTCTAGAAGGTTACTTAAATATCATCCATCTAAAACAATTATGAAGTATGGGCTTTTTATCATATTTTTTATAAGTGCTTTATTCGGCGGTTTTGTTTTATGCTCTACCTATATTTCTTTGCTACCGAGAAGTTGGATGGTTGCTATTACTATTATCGCACAAATGGGTATTATGTTTGGCATATGTATGGCTACCAGTAATGCCTTGGCGATCGCTCTAATCGATTATAAATGGTGCATTGGGACAGCCTCAAGCTTATTCGGATTCTTCTATTATTGCTTAACTTCTCTGGTTACCTTAGGTATGGGTTATTTGCATAATGGTACCTTGCTTGCAATGCCTCTATACTTCCTTGCAATCAGTACCCTTATGTTAGCAGTTCAGAGAAGGTGGCTACACGAAAGATATTTTAAATCAGAAGCTTTTAGCTAA
- the wecB gene encoding non-hydrolyzing UDP-N-acetylglucosamine 2-epimerase, which produces MQKKIFSIIGARPQFIKAAAVSRVLRTRYNEILVHTGQHFDKNMSEIFFKELEIPAPDYNLGISGSTHGRMTAQMMEKIEELLLKIQPDLVLLYGDTNSTLAGALTASKLHIPIAHVEAGPRTYDKRQPEEVNRVITDHLSSINFCPTLQSVKNLKTENIINNVFHVGDVIYDSSLFAFNKAQTSSHILKKLGLSNKEYILATIHRAEHTNDPKVLSDIVTYLRSQPKVVVWPIHPRTKQAVTKWNISLEGLVICEPIGYIDFTWLTANAAYIITDSGGLPKEAYFHRVPCITIGDYTPWPETIKAGWNRLWTQDDWKNPRQDIRDYGSGKASHLILQHIINFFK; this is translated from the coding sequence ATGCAAAAAAAAATATTCAGTATAATCGGTGCTCGCCCTCAATTTATTAAAGCTGCTGCTGTAAGTAGGGTTTTAAGAACCAGATATAATGAAATATTAGTTCATACTGGGCAGCATTTTGATAAAAACATGTCTGAAATTTTTTTTAAAGAACTGGAAATTCCCGCTCCAGATTATAATTTAGGCATAAGTGGATCTACACATGGAAGAATGACCGCTCAAATGATGGAGAAAATAGAAGAGCTTCTATTAAAAATTCAGCCTGATTTAGTACTTTTATATGGTGATACCAATTCAACTTTAGCAGGAGCTTTAACAGCATCTAAACTACATATACCTATTGCTCACGTTGAAGCAGGGCCGCGTACTTATGATAAGCGGCAACCGGAAGAGGTAAACAGAGTAATTACTGATCATCTAAGCAGTATAAATTTTTGCCCTACACTTCAATCAGTAAAAAATTTAAAGACTGAAAATATTATTAATAATGTTTTTCATGTAGGTGATGTGATATATGATTCCTCTCTTTTTGCTTTTAATAAAGCTCAAACTTCTTCTCATATATTAAAAAAATTAGGATTATCAAATAAAGAATATATTTTAGCCACTATTCATCGCGCAGAACATACAAATGATCCTAAAGTATTAAGCGATATAGTAACATACCTAAGAAGCCAACCAAAAGTAGTAGTATGGCCTATACATCCTCGGACAAAACAAGCTGTTACTAAATGGAATATTTCACTTGAAGGTTTGGTGATTTGTGAACCTATAGGTTATATTGATTTTACTTGGCTTACTGCTAATGCTGCTTATATTATTACAGATTCAGGAGGCCTGCCAAAAGAAGCATACTTCCATAGAGTACCTTGTATTACCATAGGCGATTATACTCCATGGCCTGAGACCATAAAAGCAGGATGGAATAGACTTTGGACTCAGGACGATTGGAAAAACCCTAGACAAGATATAAGAGATTATGGTAGTGGAAAAGCTTCACACCTTATTTTACAACATATAATAAATTTTTTTAAGTGA
- a CDS encoding ankyrin repeat domain-containing protein yields the protein MLEAYGEEGIEYIKSFLKKGGNINEKDDDGSEMGLLYYAVTRKDAKMVEFLLKHEKLDVNSQDYFGTTALHVAARNGYMEIAKLLLARGADVNLTDKEGETPLHNSILTMHCLELIPLLMGRGANIHARRAEEGSTVLHLAARTGEVKIYKCLLEFGADPDMRTFELKDIVDGEEVVTRSYSARELYRKLYPEKIQEFEAAEREVEIERDNKFRSIITVGSKKRVIGSTETQGIVEENGYEPEGEVNIENSSNIIAERGSADSSPDKPSANSQGSVEGRWVSSIAKKPRLSKDFINPANDQGTQQSVVRGS from the coding sequence ATGCTAGAGGCTTATGGTGAAGAAGGAATAGAATATATTAAATCTTTCTTAAAAAAGGGGGGAAATATAAATGAGAAAGATGATGATGGGAGTGAAATGGGACTCCTTTATTATGCAGTTACTCGTAAAGATGCTAAGATGGTTGAGTTCCTACTGAAACATGAAAAATTAGATGTCAATTCCCAAGATTACTTTGGTACTACTGCTTTACATGTAGCTGCCCGTAATGGGTATATGGAAATAGCAAAGTTGCTTCTAGCAAGGGGGGCTGATGTCAATTTAACTGATAAAGAAGGGGAGACTCCGTTACATAACTCTATTTTAACTATGCATTGTCTTGAACTAATCCCTTTACTTATGGGACGTGGTGCTAATATTCATGCAAGAAGAGCAGAAGAAGGTAGTACAGTTTTACATTTAGCTGCCAGAACAGGTGAAGTGAAGATTTATAAATGCTTGCTTGAATTTGGTGCTGATCCTGATATGCGTACTTTTGAATTAAAAGATATTGTAGATGGTGAGGAAGTAGTTACAAGGAGTTATTCTGCGAGAGAACTATACAGAAAACTATATCCCGAAAAAATACAAGAATTTGAAGCAGCTGAAAGGGAAGTTGAAATTGAAAGGGATAATAAGTTTCGAAGCATAATTACAGTTGGATCTAAGAAACGTGTAATTGGTTCTACAGAAACTCAAGGTATAGTTGAGGAAAATGGATATGAGCCTGAAGGAGAAGTAAATATAGAAAATTCTAGCAATATTATAGCTGAAAGAGGTTCAGCTGACTCATCACCTGATAAGCCCTCAGCAAATTCTCAGGGAAGCGTAGAAGGAAGATGGGTGAGTTCTATAGCTAAAAAACCTAGACTTAGTAAAGACTTTATAAATCCAGCTAATGATCAAGGAACCCAGCAATCAGTAGTTAGAGGGTCTTAA
- a CDS encoding phosphoethanolamine transferase, which yields MFFKKLFAFKNSNSLIASVIYSILFHLPIVFNRMSLSISFHDKHEVIGIAFTEFSIALFFTYILFSLISLLRYLYMVLIPLFFCFGGASNYYIYNFGKVFDIGVLQDIISVELDLTLEYLSFKLVLFIFISLALSLFIIFSKKFRLKAPYYMALIATIITSYLVATYFDYKKHKLYINRIVPQSYMPFNVFYNTDLYMRKYGVFNKQKAEKVDLTKNFTFRFNNNAKEQKIVVMVIGESMRGDLFYLNGKTNYPNAPQLSKIRNLKSFKDATSSGSSTRVALPYMLTRAKSGNWEQAISEKSIISVFKSLGFKTAWIGAQGAFASFDYTYGPIIMEADKIITRPDIRKDSGEGNIYDEYLLLYLDKFLQANESDNLFIVLHMYGSHWNFDERYPEKFKKFTPTCESSSPASCAHEQLLNSYHNTILYSDWVLSKIIERFENKDAFLMYASDHGFSLFEKHYFGNAYEGKEHLKEQYDIAMFAWGSDKYIKRNGKAFKTIKSQDKVSHDYLFHSLLGCSNVKSKVIEQNLNLCYKKNNSVRSK from the coding sequence ATGTTTTTTAAGAAACTTTTTGCTTTTAAGAATAGTAATTCATTAATTGCTTCTGTTATTTATAGTATATTATTTCATCTGCCGATTGTATTTAATAGGATGTCTCTAAGCATTAGCTTCCATGATAAACATGAAGTGATTGGTATTGCATTTACAGAATTCAGTATAGCACTATTTTTCACTTACATATTATTTTCATTAATTAGCCTGTTACGTTATTTATATATGGTTCTGATACCATTATTCTTTTGCTTTGGTGGAGCTTCAAATTATTATATATATAACTTTGGTAAAGTTTTTGATATCGGCGTATTACAGGATATCATTTCCGTAGAGCTGGATTTAACTCTGGAGTATCTAAGTTTTAAATTAGTATTGTTTATCTTTATAAGCTTAGCCTTAAGCTTATTTATTATTTTTTCTAAAAAGTTTAGACTTAAAGCTCCCTATTATATGGCTTTAATAGCAACTATTATTACTTCATATTTAGTTGCTACTTATTTTGATTATAAGAAGCATAAATTATATATTAATCGAATAGTGCCTCAAAGCTATATGCCGTTTAATGTATTTTATAATACGGATCTTTATATGAGAAAATACGGTGTATTTAACAAGCAAAAAGCAGAGAAAGTTGACCTTACTAAAAATTTTACCTTTCGTTTTAATAACAATGCTAAGGAACAGAAAATTGTAGTTATGGTAATCGGCGAATCAATGCGTGGAGATTTATTTTATTTAAACGGTAAAACTAATTATCCTAATGCCCCGCAGCTTTCTAAAATAAGAAATTTAAAAAGTTTTAAAGATGCTACCTCCAGCGGCTCATCCACAAGAGTAGCGCTTCCTTATATGTTAACTCGTGCTAAGTCCGGTAATTGGGAACAGGCAATATCTGAAAAAAGTATTATATCCGTGTTTAAGTCATTAGGGTTTAAAACAGCCTGGATTGGTGCTCAAGGTGCTTTTGCTAGCTTCGATTATACTTATGGACCTATTATCATGGAGGCAGATAAAATTATTACTAGGCCTGATATTAGAAAAGACTCGGGAGAAGGAAATATATATGATGAATATTTATTACTGTATTTAGACAAATTTTTGCAAGCAAATGAATCTGATAATTTATTTATTGTTCTTCATATGTATGGAAGCCATTGGAATTTTGATGAAAGGTACCCGGAGAAATTTAAAAAATTTACTCCTACTTGTGAGTCATCATCCCCAGCGAGCTGTGCTCACGAGCAGCTTTTAAATTCTTACCATAATACAATTCTTTACTCGGATTGGGTATTAAGCAAAATTATTGAAAGATTTGAAAATAAAGATGCTTTTTTAATGTATGCTTCGGATCATGGATTTTCACTTTTTGAAAAACATTATTTCGGTAATGCTTATGAAGGAAAAGAGCATCTTAAAGAACAATATGATATAGCAATGTTTGCTTGGGGCTCAGATAAATATATTAAAAGAAACGGTAAGGCTTTTAAAACTATAAAGTCTCAAGATAAAGTATCCCACGATTATTTATTTCATTCTCTTCTTGGCTGTTCAAACGTTAAATCAAAGGTTATTGAGCAGAACTTAAATCTTTGTTATAAAAAAAATAATAGTGTAAGAAGCAAGTAG
- a CDS encoding class I SAM-dependent methyltransferase: MKTILNNLNFFQKRKRNIILSPLKKTNFENLIEYLDTSLIRNILDIGAGGFVGETTTKHLTNYFKQSKIIALEKRIEACEQLEKKFAGKIEVICGDIANFNKGAPYDLIVIDLDASLITWIYEELLENQLYKLLKPNGYIIAIGIANIKNAKKFFSEEAARTLQEQWCPFMKKYIKASGMTLENMKIKFHESDKYYVLNVLDKWDKKENVVNWVFFQKKG, from the coding sequence ATGAAAACCATTTTAAATAATTTAAACTTTTTTCAAAAGAGAAAAAGAAATATTATATTATCACCTCTCAAAAAAACAAATTTTGAAAATCTAATTGAATATTTGGATACTAGCTTAATACGAAATATATTGGATATAGGTGCAGGAGGTTTTGTAGGGGAAACAACCACTAAGCATTTAACAAATTATTTTAAACAATCAAAAATTATTGCACTCGAAAAAAGAATAGAGGCGTGTGAACAATTGGAAAAGAAATTTGCTGGAAAAATTGAGGTTATCTGTGGAGATATAGCAAATTTTAATAAAGGCGCTCCTTATGATTTAATAGTAATTGACTTAGATGCTTCATTAATTACTTGGATTTATGAAGAACTTCTTGAAAACCAGCTTTATAAATTACTGAAGCCAAATGGTTATATTATCGCAATTGGCATAGCTAATATTAAAAATGCTAAAAAATTTTTTTCAGAAGAGGCCGCCCGAACATTACAGGAACAATGGTGCCCTTTTATGAAAAAATACATTAAAGCTAGTGGTATGACACTAGAAAACATGAAAATAAAATTTCATGAGTCAGATAAATATTATGTTTTAAATGTTCTAGATAAATGGGATAAAAAAGAGAATGTTGTAAATTGGGTGTTTTTTCAAAAGAAAGGATAA
- a CDS encoding nucleic acid/nucleotide deaminase domain-containing protein: MHGSKRDINDIPPKSRRLDSIGALIEGANPCGAAYFDGRTLLLATNNNIESELIRDIKRLLTYISVSSELQYSDREKPDYYEWKNEVVQNIDDIKEKYRRSFESKGRYYRQFSDALEKVTNSIILAYSNPSDERAFTTGFVRALVERRYAFIEGKQNVHAELKIIQHLMEEKRIGRREAAEESIYIGVSKRCCLKCEKMIEAINEAAEEMGFSAIEELISIRGIHRQIFPATIPDFIDYNNNILEEGFRRNIRRKFLAKMEVDSLSKAFAMKGERRVDGRIQVHERSPHLRIGLKR, from the coding sequence ATGCATGGCAGCAAAAGAGATATAAATGATATTCCTCCGAAAAGTAGAAGGTTGGATTCAATAGGGGCTCTAATAGAAGGAGCTAACCCGTGTGGTGCGGCTTATTTTGACGGAAGAACATTATTGCTTGCTACTAATAATAATATTGAATCAGAGCTGATAAGAGATATTAAGAGATTGCTTACTTATATAAGCGTAAGTTCGGAATTGCAGTATAGTGATAGAGAAAAGCCTGATTATTATGAGTGGAAAAATGAAGTTGTTCAAAACATAGATGATATAAAAGAGAAATACCGCCGTAGTTTTGAAAGTAAAGGTAGGTATTATAGGCAATTTTCTGATGCATTAGAAAAAGTAACAAACTCAATAATACTTGCTTATTCAAACCCTAGTGATGAAAGAGCGTTTACCACAGGTTTTGTAAGAGCATTAGTCGAACGTAGATATGCCTTTATTGAAGGAAAGCAGAATGTGCATGCAGAATTAAAAATCATTCAACATCTTATGGAAGAGAAAAGAATAGGAAGAAGAGAAGCTGCTGAAGAGTCGATTTATATAGGAGTATCAAAGCGATGTTGCTTAAAATGTGAAAAGATGATTGAAGCTATTAATGAAGCAGCCGAAGAGATGGGGTTTAGTGCAATAGAGGAACTTATAAGCATAAGGGGTATACATAGACAAATTTTTCCTGCTACTATCCCGGATTTTATTGATTATAATAATAACATATTAGAAGAAGGATTTAGAAGGAATATTAGACGAAAATTTCTGGCAAAAATGGAAGTAGATAGCCTAAGCAAAGCATTTGCAATGAAGGGAGAGAGAAGAGTTGACGGTAGAATACAAGTACATGAAAGATCGCCACACCTGCGTATAGGTTTAAAGAGGTAG
- a CDS encoding glycosyltransferase: MVRIFSDTQKSFSTTNNHTNEIYNLILKLYKNPFLAIYYLCNKIKNFAALLYKSQAIGSYKIDKLILNELKSIKFDIIHCHDLNTTYIGVRIKKNNPSIKFIFDSHEIYFALHTLNWFKKIKAKMLFKKVLKYTDGFITVNDSIAQYFQQLFNLKISPVVIKNAAQQDIQKVPYDNRLHKVLNLSFKTKILLYHGGYSKYRGLPQLVAAGELLPKGWVLVMIGWGKLENDLKDIAIKNGTISKKVFFLPKVPQSELLEWTKGASIGIIPYENIGLNHYFCSPNKIWEFCNADVPFLAPPYPEFKKIINKYNVGWFIDEEITSISIINMVKKLDDHPETIRKYKESCNKFVKEDHWGVYAEKLLRLYEKII; encoded by the coding sequence ATGGTAAGAATTTTTAGTGATACTCAAAAAAGCTTTTCTACAACTAACAATCATACAAATGAGATATATAACCTTATTTTAAAGCTTTATAAAAACCCTTTCCTAGCTATTTATTATTTATGTAATAAAATTAAAAATTTTGCTGCATTATTATATAAAAGCCAAGCTATTGGTAGTTATAAAATAGACAAATTAATTCTAAACGAACTTAAATCAATCAAATTTGATATTATACACTGTCATGATCTAAATACTACTTATATTGGGGTAAGAATCAAAAAAAACAACCCCTCAATCAAATTTATATTTGATTCGCATGAAATCTATTTTGCTTTACATACGCTGAATTGGTTTAAAAAGATTAAAGCTAAAATGCTTTTTAAAAAAGTGTTAAAATATACAGATGGTTTTATTACAGTAAATGATTCAATTGCCCAGTATTTTCAACAATTATTTAATTTAAAAATTTCACCAGTAGTTATCAAAAATGCTGCTCAGCAAGATATACAAAAAGTTCCTTATGATAATAGATTGCATAAAGTTCTAAATCTTTCTTTTAAAACGAAAATTTTGCTTTACCATGGAGGATATTCTAAATATAGAGGGCTTCCTCAACTAGTTGCTGCAGGTGAATTACTTCCTAAAGGCTGGGTTTTAGTTATGATTGGTTGGGGAAAACTAGAAAATGACCTTAAGGATATAGCAATAAAAAATGGGACTATTAGTAAAAAAGTTTTCTTCTTACCAAAAGTTCCTCAATCAGAACTATTAGAGTGGACAAAAGGAGCAAGTATAGGAATTATACCTTACGAAAACATTGGATTAAATCACTATTTTTGCTCTCCAAATAAGATTTGGGAATTTTGCAATGCTGATGTACCTTTCCTTGCTCCTCCTTATCCGGAATTTAAAAAAATTATAAATAAATATAATGTCGGATGGTTTATTGATGAGGAAATAACCTCGATAAGTATTATAAATATGGTGAAGAAACTAGATGATCACCCAGAAACAATTAGAAAATATAAAGAAAGCTGCAATAAGTTTGTAAAAGAAGATCACTGGGGAGTATATGCTGAAAAACTATTAAGGTTATATGAAAAGATCATCTAA